In one Streptomyces marincola genomic region, the following are encoded:
- a CDS encoding DUF397 domain-containing protein: MSSNAGPGWVKSSYSSNGNQCVEVNVGSATVVGVRDTKQEGAGPELWVPAASAAAFVAGVVNGTLSA, encoded by the coding sequence ATGAGCAGTAACGCGGGCCCGGGCTGGGTCAAAAGCAGCTACAGCAGTAACGGCAACCAGTGCGTCGAAGTGAACGTTGGTTCCGCGACTGTGGTGGGGGTGCGGGACACGAAGCAGGAGGGGGCGGGGCCCGAGTTGTGGGTGCCCGCTGCCAGTGCGGCGGCGTTCGTGGCGGGTGTGGTCAACGGCACCTTGAGCGCGTAG
- a CDS encoding NUDIX domain-containing protein: MDQQTDDQPKAARPALASMTLLVAAVIVHDRATDRVVLLQRGENATFAPGKWDLPVGKSEPGEPITETAVRELFEETGLTVRPEDLKAAHIIHKAWGVEAPNGFLTVVFAAHAWTGEPENREPRKHSRVCWVDTDAIPENFVDTTSSALHGYIAGDTDISLGGWR; the protein is encoded by the coding sequence GTGGATCAGCAGACCGACGACCAGCCGAAGGCCGCCAGGCCAGCGCTCGCATCGATGACCCTGCTGGTCGCCGCCGTCATCGTTCACGACAGGGCCACCGACCGCGTCGTCCTCCTCCAACGCGGCGAGAACGCCACGTTCGCGCCAGGCAAGTGGGACCTGCCCGTCGGCAAGAGCGAACCTGGCGAGCCGATCACCGAGACGGCCGTCCGCGAGTTGTTCGAAGAGACGGGCCTGACCGTGAGGCCGGAGGATCTAAAGGCCGCCCACATCATCCACAAAGCCTGGGGCGTCGAAGCGCCCAACGGCTTCCTCACCGTCGTCTTCGCAGCCCACGCATGGACCGGCGAACCCGAGAACCGCGAACCCCGCAAGCACTCCCGGGTCTGCTGGGTCGACACCGACGCCATCCCCGAAAACTTCGTGGACACCACATCAAGTGCCCTTCACGGATACATCGCGGGCGACACCGACATCTCCTTGGGCGGCTGGCGGTAA
- a CDS encoding ribbon-helix-helix domain-containing protein yields the protein MPMKRTTVYADPEDLAIIKEAARRRGISEAEIIRQGIHLVAMANRVWDEPLFSRTFEGSGRTRSCS from the coding sequence ATGCCGATGAAGCGCACGACCGTCTACGCCGACCCGGAGGACTTGGCCATCATCAAGGAGGCAGCCAGGCGCCGGGGCATCAGCGAGGCCGAGATCATCCGCCAGGGTATCCACCTTGTTGCCATGGCCAACCGCGTCTGGGACGAGCCGCTGTTCTCGCGCACCTTCGAGGGGTCGGGCCGCACACGTAGCTGCTCTTGA
- a CDS encoding DUF5914 domain-containing protein yields the protein MTARTRYPLRLGRRTAWEAQRPTWRDARPALIAEALAHALAQPTGNWYVLGASTDVARGRPFGRTIGGTEVVAWRDRAGRLLAGQGACPHLGAPLAESRVRCGRLVCHWHGLALDGRPFAGWQPFPAHDDGVLAWVRLDELGGEEPSTVPHVPQRPEAARALDAVFTGTGRCEPQDVVANRLDPWHGAWFHPYSFVDLTVVAVAPERLTVDVSFRVAGRAVVPVRAVFTAPGPRTVTMLIAEGEGRGSVVETHATPLGPGPDGAPRTAVIEAVVATSHRPGFALARAAAPLARPLMRAAAGRLWRDDMAYAERRHTLRARNTFPG from the coding sequence ATGACCGCACGCACCCGCTACCCGCTGCGCCTCGGGCGCCGCACCGCGTGGGAGGCGCAGCGCCCGACCTGGCGCGACGCGCGCCCCGCCCTGATCGCGGAAGCCCTGGCGCACGCCCTCGCACAGCCGACCGGCAACTGGTACGTGCTCGGCGCGTCCACCGACGTGGCGCGCGGGCGGCCGTTCGGGCGCACGATCGGCGGCACCGAGGTGGTCGCCTGGCGGGACCGGGCGGGGCGGCTGCTGGCCGGGCAGGGCGCGTGCCCGCACCTGGGCGCCCCCCTGGCCGAGAGCCGCGTCCGCTGCGGCCGGCTCGTGTGCCACTGGCACGGGCTGGCCCTGGACGGGAGGCCGTTCGCCGGGTGGCAGCCGTTCCCCGCGCACGACGACGGCGTCCTGGCCTGGGTACGGCTCGACGAACTGGGCGGCGAAGAACCCTCCACCGTCCCGCACGTGCCGCAACGACCGGAAGCGGCACGGGCGTTGGACGCGGTGTTCACCGGCACCGGCCGGTGCGAACCGCAGGACGTGGTCGCCAACCGCCTCGACCCGTGGCACGGCGCGTGGTTCCACCCCTACTCGTTCGTCGACCTGACCGTGGTGGCCGTCGCGCCGGAACGGCTCACCGTCGACGTGTCGTTCCGCGTCGCGGGCCGCGCCGTCGTCCCGGTGCGCGCCGTCTTCACCGCGCCGGGGCCGCGCACCGTCACCATGCTGATCGCCGAGGGCGAGGGCCGGGGCTCGGTCGTCGAAACCCACGCCACCCCGCTCGGGCCCGGGCCCGACGGCGCGCCGCGCACCGCCGTGATCGAGGCCGTCGTCGCGACCTCCCATCGCCCCGGCTTCGCCCTGGCCCGCGCCGCCGCCCCGCTGGCGCGCCCCCTGATGCGGGCCGCGGCCGGCCGCCTGTGGCGCGACGACATGGCCTACGCGGAACGCCGCCACACCCTCCGCGCCCGCAACACCTTCCCCGGCTGA